The DNA region cctccccaaaatcccaaggATCCCCCTCCCCAGATCCTGgtgatccctccccaaaatcccaaggatccctccccaaatcccaaggatccctccccaaaatcccggggatccctccccAGATCCTGGCGATCCCTCCCCAAACCCCAGGGATCCTCCTCCTCGAATCCCAGGGCTCCGTCCCCAAAACTCCAAGGATCCCCCTCCCCCAGATCCCAACTGATCCCTCCCCGGATCCCGACGGATCGCCCGGTTGCCCTCACCATCTTGCGGGAGCTCTTCCGCCAGGCCTTCTCCTGCTCCTCGTCCCACCAGCCGCGGCCCAGCATGTGGAGCCGCAGGCGGGAGATGGGGTGGTCCTGCTGGTCCCAGTAGCTGACCTCGTCCACCGAGCGGTACGCCGAGCTGTCGTCGCTGGTGCTGTGGTGCCCGATCCTGCCGGAAGAAATCCCGGGAAGATCCCGAGGGATCCGCGCAGGATCCTTGGGATTTCagggagggatccccgggatttgggggagaagctgtgcccagaatttggggaaggggatctccaggatttgggggagggatctccaggatttgggggagggatccctggattttggggaggagaatccttgggattttagggagggatccctgggattttggggagggatccctgggattttggggaggaggatccttgggatttcggggacgaatcccatggaattttgggagggatccctgggatttgggggagAAGTTGTCCCCTAGAAttgggggaaggggatctccaggatttgggggagggatccctaggattttggggaggagaatccttgggattttagggagggatccccaagatttggggagggatccctgaaATGTGGGGAGgggaatccttgggattttagggagggatccctaggattttggggagagattactgtggtttcaggcaggaggatccttgggaattcagggagggatccccgggatctgggggagaagctgtgcccagaatctgggggaaggggatctccaggatttgggggagggatccctgggattttggggaggaggatccttgggatttcgggacgaatcccatggaattttgggagggatccctgggattttgcgGAGGAGAATCCCTGAAATTGTGGGGAGAGATCCCCGGGATTTGGAGGAGGacccttgggattttagggagggatcctgGGATTTTTGGGAGAGATCCCTGTGGTTTCAGGCAGGAGGATCCTCGGGATTTCAGGAGGGAtccccaggatttgggggagaagctgtgcccagaatttgggggaaggggatctccaggatttgggggagggatcctgggattttggggaggagaatccttgggattttagggagggatccctgggattttggggagggatccctgcggtttcagggaggaggatccttgggatttcgggggacgaatcccatggaattttgggagggatccctgggatttgggggagAAGTTGTCCCTAGaatttgggggaaggggatctccaggatttgggggagggatccctaggattttggggaggagaatccttgggattttagggagggatccccaagatttgggggagggatcctgAAATGTGGGGAGgggaatccttgggattttagggagg from Opisthocomus hoazin isolate bOpiHoa1 unplaced genomic scaffold, bOpiHoa1.hap1 HAP1_SCAFFOLD_208, whole genome shotgun sequence includes:
- the LOC142360357 gene encoding 2-oxoisovalerate dehydrogenase subunit alpha, mitochondrial-like; this encodes DPARIPRDLPGISSGRIGHHSTSDDSSAYRSVDEVSYWDQQDHPISRLRLHMLGRGWWDEEQEKAWRKSSRKMVMEAFEQAERKPKPSLQLLFSDVYREMPAHLRRQRAALERHLQHYGEHYPLENFEK